Proteins co-encoded in one Brassica oleracea var. oleracea cultivar TO1000 chromosome C4, BOL, whole genome shotgun sequence genomic window:
- the LOC106339889 gene encoding ethylene-responsive transcription factor CRF5, translating into MKSRERNVKYTVHRKLTSLTNQPINGCPKVVKITVTDPCATDSSSDEETDDRFVSPAKRVKRYVEVIRFCDDNNKGASKRKKPTNKAAEPVKYRGVRRRPWGKYAAEIRDPSKRARVWLGTFDTAEEAAIGYDRAAIRIKGRHALTNILTPPSSDDSAMEESRSSSIMRSPTSVLRFSGNEETGPINLSSAHQEAPAGFASPDPFFSPPELFPARDCFWDSEIAPDPLFLDEFQLLPNSSTVSKLSESFPLGVIGDLSSCSWDVDEFFKDHLF; encoded by the coding sequence ATGAAAAGCCGAGAGAGAAACGTCAAGTACACGGTTCACCGGAAACTCACATCCCTAACAAACCAACCCATCAACGGTTGCCCCAAGGTTGTGAAAATCACAGTCACTGATCCATGCGCTACCGATTCCTCCAGCGACGAAGAAACCGACGACAGATTCGTGTCTCCGGCCAAGAGAGTGAAACGTTACGTGGAAGTAATCAGGTTCTGCGACGACAACAACAAAGGAGCTTCAAAACGCAAGAAACCGACGAACAAGGCGGCGGAGCCAGTCAAGTACAGAGGAGTGAGACGGCGGCCGTGGGGGAAATACGCGGCGGAGATTCGCGATCCTTCGAAACGAGCTCGAGTCTGGCTCGGAACGTTTGACACGGCGGAGGAAGCCGCCATCGGATACGACAGAGCCGCGATTCGGATCAAAGGACGTCACGCTTTGACGAATATTCTCACTCCTCCGTCTAGTGACGATTCGGCGATGGAGGAGTCTCGATCCAGTAGCATCATGCGTTCTCCTACCTCTGTTCTCCGTTTTAGCGGTAACGAAGAGACAGGGCCCATTAATCTCTCCTCGGCCCATCAAGAAGCTCCGGCGGGTTTTGCCTCGCCCGATCCGTTTTTCTCGCCTCCCGAACTGTTTCCCGCGAGAGACTGTTTCTGGGATTCCGAAATTGCCCCTGATCCTTTGTTTCTAGACGAGTTCCAGTTATTACCGAACAGCAGTACAGTCTCGAAGTTGTCGGAGAGTTTTCCACTAGGCGTGATCGGGGATTTGAGCTCTTGCTCGTGGGACGTGGATGAGTTTTTCAAGGATCATTTATTCTGA
- the LOC106336638 gene encoding mitochondrial carrier protein MTM1 isoform X2: MCSLKSSDRNDFMQEGFSRLWRGTNASLALAVPTVGIYMPCYDYFRNIMEDFTAEKSPSLTPYVPLVAGTIARSLACISIYPVELARTRMQAFKGTQRGVKLPGVWKTLVDAVNPVKGSSSNGQNYRMLWTGLGAQLARDVPFSAICWSILEPTRRSILSLMGEEPRAGSIIGANFTAGFVAGAVAAAATCPLDVAKTRRQIEKNRDRAMKMTTRQTLAEIWRDGGMRGMFSGAGARVGRAGPSVAIVVSFYEVVKYGLHHFHQQ, translated from the exons ATGTGTTCATTAAAATCATCCGACAG GAACGACTTTATGCAGGAAGGGTTTTCTAGGCTTTGGAGAGGTACTAACGCTAGTTTAGCCTTGGCCGTTCCAACC GTTGGGATCTACATGCCTTGTTATGATTATTTCCGCAATATAATGGAGGATTTCACGGCGGAGAAGTCTCCATCTTTGACGCCTTATGTCCCACTTGTTGCCGGGACTATAGCACGCTCCTTGGCTTGTATCTCTATCTATCCTGTTGAGTTGGCAAGGACGCGTATGCAG GCATTTAAGGGAACGCAAAGAGGTGTGAAACTTCCTGGCGTTTGGAAGACGTTAGTTGACGCTGTGAATCCAGTCAAAGGTTCTTCGAGTAATGGACAAAATTACAGGATGTTGTGGACTGGTCTTGGTGCTCAACTTGCTAGGGACGTTCCGTTCTCTGCAATCTGCTGGTCGATACTTGAGCCC ACACGGAGAAGCATTCTCTCTTTGATGGGTGAAGAACCAAGGGCGGGGAGTATAATAGGAGCAAACTTCACTGCTGGTTTTGTTGCTGGTGCGGTTGCTGCTGCTGCCACTTGCCCACTTGATGTTGCAAAGACTCGGCGTCAAATAGAG AAGAATAGAGATAGAGCTATGAAAATGACGACAAGACAAACCTTGGCTGAGATTTGGAG GGATGGAGGAATGAGAGGGATGTTTAGTGGAGCAGGGGCTAGAGTTGGACGGGCTGGACCATCTGTAGCCATTGTGGTTTCCTTTTACGAAGTGGTCAAGTACGGGCTGCACCACTTTCACCAACAGTAG
- the LOC106341980 gene encoding protein SUPPRESSOR OF PHYA-105 1: protein MNAMERVGEETVGSNNVQLKGRVDDVPTVNESEPGSSAHNVVDIDKAPEEAKISVEELTYNRAVQGSNNNNNNNHMESSRAGKFEHLYRLGSSAFRGGAGDGGGGGGDVDSQPRDMDQMLSRIRQQLAGAPSERQNLMKPFVNKRSDQNLEAFSERLRAAGGENSVGPAWISDGVQLKTPLGSSSFSQLILKRAMKGKGVVGKNQEAPPPESPIAHDPLAVKPIPKGNGVVSHGEGNHTNSSSCGISLREFIRSSYGKREKRHSLSLFRQLVELIGSAHSQGLFLLELRPSLFALVPSKKLRYNGTFGKSSIESDGDEDLNRKRHVVQESSLVGRDLKKRRMDLNAPGNQLQATSSGRPLKRKSPLIDLNVVDVRNPDSCELQQQSYMKNLGVPSVTRKQSMSTWLEEQWYTCPEEINGEDIGEKSNIYSLGVLLFELLCHCESSEMHAAMMADLRHRILPPAFLSRYPKEAGFCLWLLHPEPSSRPTAREILKSELICVEDSVKSTAADEEISELLLHFLSSLEKQKKKNASKLLQDIQTLEDDIKEAERRYSSRASLVRSHEATERKVQSSPIGEGSTTTSGALFVPTANTDRLMSNIRQLEDAYFIMRSQMKLSDSTASARSDKSLLKDKWSENQNKDQDARTKGKSSDQLEVFFEGLCKFARYSKFETCGTIRSGDLLNSASVVCSLSFDPDEEHIAAAGISKKIKIFDFNAFMNESVGVHYPLVEMVNKSKLSCVCWNSYIKNYLASTDYDGVVQIWDAGTGQGFSQYTEHQKRAWSVDFSPSDPTKFVSGSDDCSVKLWSVNEKRSLGTIWSPANVCCVQFSSYSNHLLAFGSADYKVYCYDLRYVKTPWCTLAGHEKAVSYVKFMDSETIVTASTDNSLKLWNLNKTNSSGLSPGACSMTYKGHTNQKNFVGLSVLDGYIACGSETNEVYSYYRSLPMPMTSYKFGSVDPVSGNEYFDDNGQFVSSVCWRKKSNMLVAANSTGNMKLLKLV from the exons ATGAATGCTATGGAACGAGTCGGTGAAGAAACGGTGGGGAGTAACAACGTGCAGTTGAAAGGACGAGTGGATGATGTTCCTACGGTGAATGAATCGGAGCCTGGAAGCTCAGCTCACAACGTTGTTGATATCGACAAGGCTCCGGAGGAAGCTAAGATCTCTGTTGAAGAGCTGACTTATAATAGAGCTGTTCAAGGGAGTAATAATAATAATAATAATAATCATATGGAGAGTTCTAGGGCTGGCAAGTTCGAGCATTTGTATCGTCTTGGATCTTCTGCGTTTAGAGGAGGAGCTGGAGATGGAGGAGGAGGAGGAGGAGATGTTGATTCTCAGCCACGTGATATGGATCAGATGCTGTCGAGGATTAGGCAGCAGCTCGCGGGAGCTCCTTCGGAGAGGCAAAACTTGATGAAGCCTTTTGTGAACAAGAGGAGCGATCAGAATCTGGAAGCTTTCTCCGAGCGTCTGAGAGCAGCTGGTGGAGAGAACAGCGTGGGGCCTGCGTGGATCAGCGACGGTGTCCAGTTGAAAACTCCGTTGGGTTCTTCGAGTTTTTCTCAGCTGATACTTAAAAGAGCTATGAAGGGGAAAGGTGTTGTTGGTAAAAACCAGGAAGCTCCTCCTCCTGAGTCGCCTATTGCTCATGATCCGTTGGCTGTAAAACCAATCCCCAAAGGTAATGGGGTTGTATCGCATGGTGAAGGGAACCATACTAACTCTTCTTCTTGTGGAATCAGTTTGAGGGAGTTTATTAGATCGAGTTATGGTAAACGAGAGAAACGACACAGCCTTTCTCTATTTAGGCAGCTGGTGGAGCTGATTGGCTCAGCACATTCGCAAGGATTGTTTTTGCTGGAACTGAGACCATCTCTTTTCGCTTTGGTCCCGTCGAAGAAACTTAGATATAATGGTACTTTCGGAAAGAGCAGTATAGAATCGGATGGTGACGAAGATTTGAATAGGAAGAGGCACGTGGTTCAGGAATCATCTCTTGTGGGTAGGGATTTGAAGAAAAGAAGAATGGATTTGAACGCTCCAGGGAATCAACTTCAGGCCACTTCAAGTGGGAGACCTTTGAAAAGGAAAAGCCCCTTGATTGATTTAAACGTGGTTGATGTGCGTAATCCAGACAGTTGTGAACTTCAACAGCAAAGCTATATGAAAAATTTAGGCGTGCCTTCAGTGACGAGAAAACAGTCTATGTCCACTTGGCTAGAAGAGCAATGGTATACTTGTCCAGAGGAAATAAATGGAGAAGATATCGGAGAGAAGTCAAATATATATTCCCTTGGTGTTCTTCTATTTGAG TTGCTATGCCATTGTGAGTCCAGTGAGATGCATGCTGCAATGATGGCGGATTTACGTCATCGGATTCTCCCACCAGCATTTCTCTCAAGATACCCAAAGGAAGCTGGATTTTGTCTTTGGCTTCTACATCCTGAGCCCTCCTCCCGACCAACAGCTAG AGAAATACTGAAGTCTGAGTTGATATGTGTGGAGGATTCAGTTAAATCGACCGCTGCTGATGAGGAGATATCTGAGCTGTTACTTCATTTTTTGTCTTCACTTGAAAAACAGAAGAAGAAAAATGCATCTAAGCTTTTGCAAGACATCCAAACCTTGGAGGATGATATCAAGGAGGCCGAGCGAAGATATTCTTCAAGAGCATCTCTGGTGAGATCTCACGAAGCTACTGAAAGAAAAGTGCAGTCATCTCCCATAGGCGAGGGCAGTACAACTACTTCTGGCGCCTTGTTTGTACCAACTGCTAATACAGACAGGCTGATGAGTAATATCCGTCAACTTGAAGATGCATATTTCATCATGAGATCACAAATGAAGTTATCGGATTCTACGGCTAGTGCCCGTTCTGACAAAAGCCTTCTAAAGGACAAGTGGTCTGAAAACCAAAATAAGGATCAGGATGCGAGAACCAAAGGAAAATCGTCAGATCAACTTGAAGTGTTTTTCGAGGGGTTGTGCAAATTTGCTCGGTATAGCAAGTTCGAAACCTGTGGAACAATCAGAAGTGGAGACCTTTTAAACTCCGCCAGTGTGGTCTGCTCATTGAGTTTTGACCCTGATGAGGAACACATAGCAGCTGCTGGGATATCAAAGAAAATCAAGATTTTTGACTTCAACGCATTTATGAATGAATCTGTCGGTGTTCATTATCCACTAGTAGAGATGGTCAACAAATCGAAATTAAGCTGCGTTTGCTGGAATAGTTACATCAAAAACTACTTGGCCTCGACTGACTATGACGGTGTAGTCCAG ATATGGGATGCTGGGACTGGACAAGGATTTTCCCAATACACAGAACACCAGAAGAGAGCCTGGTCAGTTGATTTTTCTCCATCTGACCCGACGAAATTTGTCAGTGGAAGTGATGACTGTTCAGTAAAGCTTTGGAGCGTCAATGAG AAACGGTCATTAGGAACAATCTGGAGTCCAGCAAATGTGTGTTGCGTGCAATTCTCTTCATATTCCAATCATTTATTGGCATTTGGGTCAGCTGATTACAAGGTCTATTGCTATGATCTTCGTTACGTCAAAACTCCTTGGTGCACATTGGCTGGCCACGAGAAAGCTGTTAGCTACGTTAAATTCATGGATTCAGAGACCATCGTCACTGCTTCCACTGATAACTCTCTCAAGCTTTGGAATCTCAACAAGACAAATTCCTCTGGTTTGTCTCCTGGTGCTTGTTCAATGACGTATAAAGGACATACAAATCAAAAG AACTTTGTCGGATTATCGGTCTTGGATGGATACATAGCCTGTGGTTCAGAGACCAATGAG GTATATAGTTACTATAGATCCTTACCAATGCCAATGACTTCATACAAGTTTGGATCAGTGGATCCCGTTTCTGGAAACGAATACTTTGATGACAATGGACAGTTTGTGTCGAGCGTCTGTTGGAGAAAGAAATCGAATATGCTTGTAGCTGCGAATTCTACTGGAAACATGAAGCTACTAAAACTGGTTTGA
- the LOC106337797 gene encoding putative F-box/kelch-repeat protein At3g17540, giving the protein MPYALGYTTSSSGHRSYKILRRYYSQNDKKVLGEIYEFTSDSWRVLDASFPLLGYSVNRNGVCLKGDAYFVAPRDKVNDAFLITKFDFTTETLVRLPLPFQNLHPWDKAFLSVVRDEKIALLHVWRIYISDEYMEKQVYEANKISTFDWPRIISYEEKYTYEEAKETEAVL; this is encoded by the exons ATGCCTTATGCTTTAGGATACACCACTTCTTCTAGTGGTCATCGTAGCTACAAAATCTTGAGGCGTTATTATAGTCAAAACGACAAGAAAGTGTTGGGTGAGATCTATGAGTTTACCTCTGATTCGTGGAGGGTTCTTGATGCCTCCTTTCCTCTTCTTGGCTACTCCGTGAATCGCAACGGCGTGTGTTTGAAAGGAGACGCTTACTTTGTTGCTCCTCGAGATAAAGTAAATGATGCTTTCTTGATCACAAAGTTCGATTTCACTACCGAGACGCTCGTGCGTCTCCCTCTTCCGTTTCAGAATCTTCATCCTTGGGATAAAGCGTTTCTTTCGGTCGTTAGAGATGAAAAAATCGCCTTGTTACATGTGTGGCG AATCTACATTTCTGACGAGTATATGGAGAAACAAGTTTATGAAGCTAATAAGATATCTACTTTCGATTGGCCACGTATCATCAGTTATGAAGAAAAGTACACCTATGAAGAGGCAAAAGAAACAGAGGCTGTGTTATAG
- the LOC106336638 gene encoding mitochondrial carrier protein MTM1 isoform X1: MMVEEEAKLESKSKPMVNENLRFGERALSAGGAAFISAVIVNPLDVVKTRLQAQAAGVPYQGSCRLGCFESNSTVAHDLRPSSSPGVCRITGSATVCSDHQYKGTLDVFIKIIRQEGFSRLWRGTNASLALAVPTVGIYMPCYDYFRNIMEDFTAEKSPSLTPYVPLVAGTIARSLACISIYPVELARTRMQAFKGTQRGVKLPGVWKTLVDAVNPVKGSSSNGQNYRMLWTGLGAQLARDVPFSAICWSILEPTRRSILSLMGEEPRAGSIIGANFTAGFVAGAVAAAATCPLDVAKTRRQIEKNRDRAMKMTTRQTLAEIWRDGGMRGMFSGAGARVGRAGPSVAIVVSFYEVVKYGLHHFHQQ, encoded by the exons ATGATGGTGGAAGAAGAAGCGAAATTGGAATCAAAATCGAAACCGATGGTGAATGAGAATTTGAGATTCGGAGAAAGAGCTTTATCCGCCGGCGGCGCCGCTTTTATATCGGCGGTTATAGTCAACCCTCTCGATGTCGTCAAG ACAAGGTTACAAGCACAAGCTGCAGGTGTTCCGTACCAAGGCTCATGTCGTCTTGGTTGTTTCGAATCGAACTCCACG GTGGCACATGATTTGAGACCTAGTAGTTCTCCAGGGGTGTGTCGTATTACTGGCTCTGCAACTGTATGTTCAGATCATCAGTACAAGGGAACACTTGATGTGTTCATTAAAATCATCCGACAG GAAGGGTTTTCTAGGCTTTGGAGAGGTACTAACGCTAGTTTAGCCTTGGCCGTTCCAACC GTTGGGATCTACATGCCTTGTTATGATTATTTCCGCAATATAATGGAGGATTTCACGGCGGAGAAGTCTCCATCTTTGACGCCTTATGTCCCACTTGTTGCCGGGACTATAGCACGCTCCTTGGCTTGTATCTCTATCTATCCTGTTGAGTTGGCAAGGACGCGTATGCAG GCATTTAAGGGAACGCAAAGAGGTGTGAAACTTCCTGGCGTTTGGAAGACGTTAGTTGACGCTGTGAATCCAGTCAAAGGTTCTTCGAGTAATGGACAAAATTACAGGATGTTGTGGACTGGTCTTGGTGCTCAACTTGCTAGGGACGTTCCGTTCTCTGCAATCTGCTGGTCGATACTTGAGCCC ACACGGAGAAGCATTCTCTCTTTGATGGGTGAAGAACCAAGGGCGGGGAGTATAATAGGAGCAAACTTCACTGCTGGTTTTGTTGCTGGTGCGGTTGCTGCTGCTGCCACTTGCCCACTTGATGTTGCAAAGACTCGGCGTCAAATAGAG AAGAATAGAGATAGAGCTATGAAAATGACGACAAGACAAACCTTGGCTGAGATTTGGAG GGATGGAGGAATGAGAGGGATGTTTAGTGGAGCAGGGGCTAGAGTTGGACGGGCTGGACCATCTGTAGCCATTGTGGTTTCCTTTTACGAAGTGGTCAAGTACGGGCTGCACCACTTTCACCAACAGTAG
- the LOC106336639 gene encoding arabinogalactan peptide 16, translating to MASRNSVAGFALFTFVFAVFSSLAGAQTLAPAPAPTSDGTSIDQGIAYLLMVVALVLTYLIHPLDASSSLSFF from the exons ATGGCGTCGAGAAACTCCGTAGCCGGATTCGCGTTATTCACATTCGTATTCGCCGTCTTCTCGTCTCTCGCCGGCGCTCAAACCCTAGCTCCCGCTCCTGCTCCCACCAGTGATG GGACATCGATAGATCAAGGGATAGCGTATTTGCTAATGGTGGTGGCGCTCGTGCTCACTTACCTAATCCATCCTCTCGATGCATCTTCTTCCCTCAGCTTCTTCTGA